One window of Ziziphus jujuba cultivar Dongzao chromosome 5, ASM3175591v1 genomic DNA carries:
- the LOC107420880 gene encoding uncharacterized protein LOC107420880 encodes MEIVIPTQSMDFDFNSSPHSSAPSTPKRFGEYFFSAPTSPSRASEFYKEFEQFSISINDAYGGSTAGSPSPSLPKKADHEDDFAFDFSEELERASLSADELFDGGKIRPMEPPPPRRQIPNFPKLPITQGKKIIRKALSPKRRGDSDEKSQNARGRDRTPALSSSNSGRRATRSLSPLRVSQYPWEEEQQNIQQNNDNNKKQLVQLSLVSKESLSSSASAASKSSRKWRLRDFLLFRSASEGRATDKDPFRKYSTSFKKNEDLKNSSFRSTESFGSSSTSSSRRRGPVSAHELHYNMKRAAAEDLKKKTYLPYKQSILGRLSFSPAVNAIANGFGSLTRA; translated from the coding sequence ATGGAGATTGTCATACCAACGCAATCCATGGATTTCGACTTCAACAGTTCGCCTCACTCCTCTGCTCCTTCAACTCCCAAACGCTTCGGCGAGTACTTTTTCAGCGCACCAACAAGTCCTTCTCGCGCGTCTGAGTTTTACAAAGAGTTCGAGCAATTCTCCATTTCCATCAACGATGCCTATGGTGGTAGTACCGCTGGATCTCCATCTCCTTCTCTGCCTAAGAAAGCAGATCATGAGGACGACTTTGCCTTTGATTTCAGTGAGGAATTGGAGAGAGCTTCTCTTTCTGCAGATGAACTTTTCGACGGCGGCAAAATTCGGCCTATGGAGCCTCCTCCTCCTCGCCGGCAAATCCCTAATTTCCCTAAATTGCCGATTACTCAAGGCAAGAAGATTATCCGCAAAGCTCTCTCACCCAAACGGAGAGGGGATTCTGATGAGAAAAGTCAAAACGCTAGAGGAAGAGATAGAACTCCGGCACTATCATCCTCTAATTCTGGTCGTAGAGCGACGAGATCGCTTTCTCCTTTGAGGGTTTCTCAGTATCCATGGGAAGAAGAACAACAAAATATACAACAAAACAACGACAACAACAAGAAGCAGTTGGTGCAATTGTCTTTGGTTTCAAAAGAATCGCTCTCTTCTTCTGCTTCCGCTGCATCCAAGAGTTCGAGAAAATGGAGATTGAGAGATTTTCTGTTGTTTCGTAGCGCATCAGAAGGAAGAGCGACGGATAAAGATCCATTCAGAAAATACTCGACttcttttaagaaaaatgaaGACCTTAAAAACTCCAGCTTTCGGTCTACGGAGAGCTTTGGATCATCGTCAACATCGAGTTCAAGGCGGAGAGGACCGGTTTCAGCCCACGAGCTGCACTACAACATGAAGAGAGCGGCCGCGGAGGATTTGAAGAAGAAGACCTATTTGCCGTACAAGCAAAGCATTCTCGGTCGATTATCTTTCAGTCCTGCTGTTAATGCTATTGCCAATGGTTTTGGGTCCCTTACTCGTGCATAA